From the genome of Chanos chanos chromosome 5, fChaCha1.1, whole genome shotgun sequence, one region includes:
- the sun1a gene encoding SUN domain-containing protein 1, which translates to MDVSKAYTYTTQQCAQENTGYTYSSSSSYSSTALDFERAHRITPVFDTPRMSRRSLRLNTTGGHYGDSSLLDSSLNHTISYSARGSGPGESRTLKSRRSHYSASGSASVLQTPHKNQSASASVLQAQNSSLHSCAASDASLLSSLLDESCIQERTLVDSFWGLDEDVDHKDQSKVLANGDITTAQTQTSMVNSYACKECNLHTDRKDEPMMYSSTSKFSSSSSSNQWCSTGDGTSIAAGSPPTTVYQREKSRRQKTGVITALSAVCSRYRRALSASILYVYTLFAQSVLPRIRKEGKGVLGSAWSSCVQASEVVAESTVSALRLIGQCAVLWRASNTSADGAHSSFCGSVNVKGQLMQEDHMDLNGALWFGLLRLGQGVLSAGWMVTQKTLSAVWSVALFSGKAVSGAFWWLGTAWYQLVSFMCLLNVHVLARYFGKLLKFLLCLLPFILPLALWYSGPRCLLAFFLGANNTEWQTDSIPSYAHAPVGDAQRAQPPMAPALSHTWEQGSAPLSEVDSERMERLEQRLVELWERVAGAGARQEQQHAEVLGLYGSLREEFDRKTDKSSMEPWLNGLLEDGFGMLKAQLDREAERTLRQQDHYAEQQRTQGSRLSEMETLLQTLALQTEEIQKRQEVAETVTPVTLRSEGDGSSHAALLAEVQRLEEALSSIRAELQGLMPCHGRCAHLDSLHETVSLQVRQELRTLFFGGEEAEFAELPDSLLQWLSTQFIRGSDLQALLGALEQSILANISLETAQSQQPPSADAVTQTVLQTINEAGLSEEHVQKIVENALRLYSQDRIGLVDYALESGGGSILSTRCSETYETKTALMSLFGLPLWYFSQSPRVVIQPDVHPGNCWAFKGSHGYLVIRLSMKILPTAFSLEHIPKALSPTGNISSAPQNFTVYGLDDEQQEEGQLLGHYTYKEDGDPLQTYPVTEKNTKAFHVIELQVLSNWGHPEYTCLYRFRVHGQPLPH; encoded by the exons ATGGACGTTTCAAAAGCATATACATACACCACGCAACAGTGTGCACAAGAAAACACAGGCTATACCTACTCTTCCAG TTCCAGCTATTCCTCAACAGCGCTGGACTTTGAGAGAGCGCACAGGATCACTCCCGTCTTTGACACCCCCAGGATGTCCCGACGCAGCCTGCGTCTGAACACTACCGGCGGTCACTATGGCGACAGCAGCCTGCTGGACTCTTCGCTCAATCATACTATATCCTACAGTGCTAGGGGGTCAGGCCCCGGAGAGAGCAG GACACTGAAGAGCAGGAGGTCTCATTACTCGGCATCTGGGTCAGCCTCAGTGCTCCAGACGCCGCATAAGAACCAGTCAGCGTCTGCCTCAGTGCTGCAGGCTCAGAACAGCAGCCTCCATAGCTGCGCAGCCAGCGACGCCTCGCTGCTCTCATCACTGCTTGATGAGTCTTGCATTCAGGAGCGCACGCTTGTCGACAGCTTCTGGG GTTTAGATGAAGATGTTGATCACAAAG ACCAAAGCAAAGTGCTGGCTAATGGTGACATCACCACGGCCCAGACTCAGACCTCTATGGTGAACAGCTACGCCTGTAAAGAGTGtaacctccacacagacaggaaagatGAGCCAATGATGTATTCCTCCACCTCCAagttctcctcttcctcctcatccaaCCAGTGGTGTTCCACAGGCGATGGAACCTCGATCGCAGCAGGCTCTCCACCCACGACAGTCtaccagagagagaagagtaggAGGCAGAAGACTG GTGTCATTACAGCACTTTCTGCAGTCTGCTCGCGTTACCGCAGGGCACTGTCAGCTTCCATACTATACGTGTATACGCTGTTTGCCCAGAGCGTTCTACCAAGGATACGTAAAGAGGGTAAAG GTGTGCTGGGGTCAGCGTGGAGTAGCTGTGTACAAGCCTCGGAGGTGGTGGCTGAATCCACAGTCTCAGCTCTGAGGCTGATTGGGCAGTGTGCTGTGCTCTGGAGAGCCAGTAATACTAGTGCTGATGGAG CTCATTCAAGTTTTTGTGGAAGCGTGAATGTGAAAGGGCAGCTGATGCAAGAGGATCACATGGATCTGAATGGCGCTTTGT GGTTTGGTTTGTTGAGGTTGGGACAGGGTGTTCTCTCAGCAGGCTGGATGGTCACACAGAAGACTCTTTCTGCTGTCTGGTCGGTCGCATTGTTTTCAG GGAAAGCAGTGTCAGGAGCATTCTGGTGGCTTGGAACGGCATGGTACCAGCTGGTCAGCTTTATGTGTCTTCTGAATGTTCATGTTTTGGCACG GTACTTTGGTAAACTACTTAAGTTTCTGTTGTGTCTGCTGCCTTTCATCCTGCCGCTCG CTCTATGGTATAGCGGGCCACGCTGTTTGTTGGCCTTCTTCCTTGGTGCCAACAATACCGAATGGCAAACAGACTCTATCCCGAGCTACGCACACGCACCTGTGGGCGACGCCCAGAGGGCACAGCCGCCCATGGCCccagcactctctcacacatgg GAACAGGGTTCTGCGCCGTTATCTGAGGTGGACTCTGAAAGGATGGAGAGGCTGGAGCAGAGACTGGTGGAGCTGTGGGAGCGGGTGGCTGGGGCAGGGGCCAGGCAGGAGCAGCAGCACGCTGAGGTGCTTGGCCTCTACGGCTCCCTGCGCGAGGAGTTTGATAGGAAAACAGACAAGAGCAGTATGGAGCCGTGGTTGAACGGCCTGCTGGAGGACGGGTTCGGCATGCTGAAGGCGCAGCTGGACAGAGAAGCAGAACGCACGCTGCGG cAACAGGACCACTATGCAGAGCAGCAACGCACTCAAGGGTCTCGGCTTTCTGAGATGGAAACCCTACTGCAGACCTTGGCTCTCCAAACTGAG gAGATACAGAAAAGACAAGAGGTCGCTGAAACTGTCACTCCTGTTACTCTCAG GAGTGAAGGGGACGGCAGCTCTCATGCAGCTCTCCTGGCTGAGGTTCAGAGACTGGAAGAGGCTCTGAGCAGCATCAGAGCGGAGCTGCAGGGCCTGATGCCATGCCACGGAAGGTGTGCACATCTGGACTCTCTTCATGAAACA GTGTCTTTGCAGGTGAGACAGGAGCTGCGTACTCTGTTTTTTGGtggagaggaggcagagttTGCCGAGCTCCCAGACTCCCTGCTCCAGTGGCTGTCCACGCAGTTTATCCGTGGCTCTGACCTGCAGGCTTTGCTCGGTGCACTTGAGCAGAGCATTCTGGCGAACATCTCCCTTGAGACTGCGCAATCCCAGCAGCCCCCCTCTGCAGACGCCGTCACTCAGACTGTCCTGCAAACCATCAACGAAGCTGGATTATCAGAGGAG CATGTGCAAAAGATTGTAGAAAACGCTCTGCGACTTTACTCGCAAGACCGTATTGGCCTTGTGGACTATGCTCTGGAGTCTGGAG GTGGCAGCATTTTGAGCACACGTTGCTCAGAGACGTACGAGACTAAGACTGCACTGATGAGTCTTTTTGGTCTCCCACTCTGGTATTTCTCCCAGTCTCCGCGGGTTGTCATACAG CCAGACGTTCATCCTGGGAACTGCTGGGCCTTCAAGGGTTCCCATGGTTACCTTGTGATCCGCCTGTCAATGAAGATCTTGCCCACAGCGTTTTCTCTAGAGCACATCCCCAAAGCCCTGTCTCCAACCGGCAATATCAGCAGTGCGCCGCAGAACTTCACCGTCTAT GGTCTGGACGATGAGCAGCAGGAAGAGGGGCAGCTTCTCGGCCATTACACTTACAAGGAGGACGGGGATCCTCTACAGACGTACCCTGTCACG GAGAAGAACACCAAAGCTTTTCACGTCATTGAACTGCAAGTACTAAGCAACTGGGGCCACCCAGAATACACCTGCTTATACCGCTTCCGGGTCCACGGACAACCTTTGCCCCATTGA